A stretch of Schistocerca americana isolate TAMUIC-IGC-003095 chromosome 3, iqSchAmer2.1, whole genome shotgun sequence DNA encodes these proteins:
- the LOC124606913 gene encoding chondroitin proteoglycan 2-like — MAGNVLLAVLSVAALLTSAHGTNLSLKKQVKRNYPACSVPSDPFGNPTDCTTYYQCIGDGIVLVRPCPSGLHFNRKTAQCDYPENAKCEVSSSSDGAGTSANNETPSGSSSLPECPYPADPNVVVHFPNPEDCSSFYKCGLDGKPVLIPCPAGLEWNDEADACDYPESAGCSVSSGGSVSGGKPAGNSNTPPPECPFPADPVNVVQFPNPDNCSTFYKCSLEGEPVLIACPEGLEYNAEAQVCDYPASAGCSVSSGKRGSASKLTRSNTPPPECPFPADPVNVVQFPNPDNCSTFYKCSLEGEPVLIACPEGLEYNAEAQVCDYPASAGCSVSSGKSGSASKLTWSNTPPPECPFPADPVNVVQFPNPDNCSTFYKCSLEGEPVLIACPEGLEYNAEAQVCDYPASAGCSVSSGNSGSASKPAGTSNTPPPECPFPADPNVVVHFPNPDDCSSFYKCGLDGIPVLIPCPDGLEWNDEKGYCDYPESAGCSVSSDNSGSVGKPAGNSNTPPPECPSPADPENVVQFPNPDDCSTFYKCDLDGNAVLQDCPPGLEYNAEAQVCDYRDSAGCSVAKK; from the exons GAAATGTGCTGCTCGCCGTGCTGTCCGTTGCTGCGCTGCTGACGTCCGCTCATGGGACGAATCTCTCGCTCAAAAAGCAA GTGAAGCGCAACTACCCGGCTTGTTCAGTCCCGTCTGATCCCTTCGGGAACCCTACCGACTGCACAACGTACTACCAATGCATTGGGGATGGCATCGTCCTAGTGCGGCCGTGCCCATCTGGACTCCACTTCAACCGCAAAACCGCCCAGTGCGATTACCCAGAGAATGCTAAGTGTGAAGTATCCTCTTCTTCTGACGGAGCGGGCACATCAGCCAACAATGAGACACCCAGTGGATCTTCTTCTTTACCTGAATGTCCTTACCCTGCTGATCCAAATGTTGTTGTCCATTTTCCCAATCCTGAGGACTGCAGCAGCTTCTATAAGTGTGGTCTCGATGGAAAACCGGTGTTGATCCCCTGCCCAGCAGGTCTCGAGTGGAATGACGAAGCAGACGCCTGCGACTACCCCGAATCTGCTGGctgcagcgtctcttctggtgGCAGTGTCAGTGGGGGCAAACCAGCCGGTAACTCTAACACTCCTCCACCTGAATGTCCCTTCCCCGCCGATCCAGTGAATGTTGTACAGTTTCCCAACCCTGACAACTGCAGCACCTTCTACAAGTGTAGCCTCGAAGGAGAACCTGTCCTGATCGCGTGTCCAGAAGGCCTCGAGTACAATGCTGAGGCTCAGGTGTGTGACTACCCTGCATCTGCTGGCTGCAGCGTCTCTTCTGGTAAAAGAGGCAGCGCAAGCAAACTAACTAGGTCCAATACCCCTCCACCTGAATGCCCCTTCCCCGCCGATCCAGTAAATGTTGTACAGTTTCCCAACCCTGACAACTGCAGCACCTTCTACAAGTGTAGCCTCGAAGGAGAACCTGTCCTGATCGCGTGTCCAGAAGGCCTCGAGTACAATGCTGAGGCTCAGGTGTGTGACTACCCTGCATCTGCTGGCTGCAGCGTCTCTTCTGGTAAAAGTGGCAGCGCAAGCAAACTAACCTGGTCAAATACCCCTCCACCTGAATGCCCCTTCCCCGCCGATCCAGTAAATGTTGTACAGTTTCCCAATCCTGACAACTGCAGCACCTTCTACAAGTGCAGCCTCGAAGGAGAACCTGTCCTGATCGCATGTCCAGAAGGACTCGAGTACAACGCTGAGGCTCAAGTGTGTGACTACCCTGCATCTGCTGGCTGCAGCGTTTCTTCTGGTAACAGTGGCAGCGCAAGCAAACCAGCTGGGACATCAAACACTCCTCCACCTGAATGTCCGTTCCCCGCTGACCCTAATGTTGTAGTCCATTTCCCCAACCCCGATGATTGCAGCTCCTTCTACAAGTGCGGCCTCGATGGAATACCCGTGCTGATCCCCTGCCCAGATGGCCTCGAGTGGAATGACGAAAAAGGATATTGTGACTACCCCGAATCTGCTGGCTGCAGCGTCTCTTCTGATAACAGTGGTAGCGTGGGCAAACCAGCCGGAAACTCGAACACTCCGCCACCTGAATGTCCCTCTCCTGCCGATCCAGAAaatgtcgtgcagtttccaaacCCTGATGACTGCAGTACCTTCTACAAGTGCGACCTCGATGGAAATGCAGTGCTGCAAGATTGCCCACCTGGCCTCGAATACAATGCTGAGGCTCAGGTGTGCGACTACCGCGACTCTGCTGGCTGCTCTGTCGCCAAAAAATGA